One window from the genome of Acinetobacter sp. ANC 7912 encodes:
- the mutL gene encoding DNA mismatch repair endonuclease MutL, with product MSNDLSVRRIHTLDPALANQIAAGEVIERPASVVKELLENSIDAGATELIIRVEQGGSTLIEIIDNGRGIHPEDLPLAVMRHATSKIQTSEDLHAITSLGFRGEALASIAAVSRLTLTSSQAEDGIGYQVEVNGTAFDHQEVQPVAASKGAHIRVQDLFFNVPARRKFLKKPGTEFGHIEEIVRRLALTHFDIRFVLEHNQSLKLNLPIADSGELRFQRVQQLLGRQFTENAYWIDADSINMRLSGWLGHPSDARAQADLQYVYVNGRIVRDKTISHALRMAYDGILHGHQHAAYLLFLEVDPENIDVNVHPTKHEIRFLNQREVHEFVRHYAKETLAQFQTASADLAQAMKVETESQPIAPQPRYQEQFSLHQAMTAYQPAAEPYAMRSHTNAQANASYVEAEASDVLTDFESSRPQTVNYAQDYNKSYAGSQQLNNALKSYLAPLREMPETELKTAKQSFNEHLQRKVDEHPLGMAIAQLHGIYILAQNSEGLIIVDMHAAHERIVLQQMKAAWDKPEFWSSQQLLIPKVVNISRMQAMRVEELKEQLARFGLEIDQYGDEQVIVRGVPAILLKADFDALIPELLNDLDPSDQVQSLQQKRDQILAGMACHGAVRAHRILSLSEMNALLRQMEQTEFASQCNHGRPTWRAFPLSQLDKLFARGE from the coding sequence ATGTCGAATGATTTAAGCGTACGCCGTATCCATACCCTTGATCCTGCGCTGGCCAACCAGATTGCGGCCGGTGAAGTTATTGAACGTCCTGCCTCCGTGGTCAAGGAGCTACTTGAAAATTCCATCGATGCCGGGGCAACCGAGCTGATTATCCGTGTGGAGCAGGGTGGCAGTACGCTGATTGAAATTATCGACAACGGTCGTGGTATTCATCCGGAAGACTTACCTTTAGCAGTGATGCGTCACGCCACCAGTAAAATCCAGACCTCTGAAGATTTACACGCGATTACTAGTCTAGGTTTTCGTGGTGAAGCACTAGCATCTATTGCAGCGGTATCGCGACTAACCTTGACCAGCAGTCAAGCAGAAGATGGAATTGGCTATCAGGTTGAAGTCAATGGCACCGCCTTTGATCATCAGGAAGTGCAACCGGTCGCGGCGTCTAAAGGTGCGCATATCCGGGTGCAGGATTTATTCTTTAATGTCCCAGCACGCCGTAAATTTCTGAAAAAGCCTGGGACTGAATTTGGACATATCGAAGAAATTGTACGCCGTCTGGCTTTGACCCATTTCGATATTCGCTTTGTGCTGGAACATAACCAAAGCCTCAAACTGAATCTGCCGATTGCGGATAGCGGTGAGCTGCGATTCCAGCGTGTACAACAGTTACTGGGTCGGCAGTTTACTGAAAATGCGTACTGGATCGATGCGGACAGTATCAATATGCGGCTGTCTGGCTGGTTAGGGCATCCATCCGATGCACGTGCACAGGCTGATCTGCAATATGTCTATGTGAATGGCCGTATCGTCCGAGACAAGACCATTTCGCATGCATTACGCATGGCCTATGATGGGATTCTGCATGGACACCAGCATGCAGCTTATCTACTCTTTCTGGAAGTGGATCCGGAAAATATTGATGTCAATGTACATCCAACCAAACATGAAATTCGGTTTCTGAATCAACGTGAAGTGCATGAATTTGTGCGTCACTATGCCAAGGAAACCTTAGCGCAGTTTCAGACCGCAAGTGCAGATCTGGCGCAAGCGATGAAGGTTGAAACTGAGTCACAACCGATTGCGCCACAGCCACGTTATCAGGAACAGTTTAGTCTGCATCAGGCAATGACAGCCTATCAGCCGGCAGCTGAACCTTATGCCATGCGTTCGCATACAAATGCACAAGCAAATGCAAGTTATGTAGAAGCAGAAGCTTCGGACGTATTAACTGATTTTGAATCATCACGTCCACAGACGGTGAATTACGCGCAGGATTACAACAAGTCTTATGCTGGTTCACAGCAACTGAATAATGCACTTAAAAGTTATCTGGCACCCCTTAGAGAAATGCCAGAAACAGAATTAAAAACAGCTAAACAGTCATTTAATGAACATCTGCAGCGAAAGGTGGATGAGCATCCGCTTGGAATGGCGATTGCCCAGCTGCACGGGATTTATATCTTGGCGCAAAACTCTGAAGGCCTGATCATTGTCGACATGCATGCAGCACATGAACGCATTGTGCTGCAACAGATGAAAGCGGCTTGGGATAAACCGGAATTCTGGTCTTCTCAGCAACTGCTCATTCCAAAAGTGGTGAATATCAGCCGCATGCAGGCCATGCGAGTGGAAGAGCTGAAAGAACAGCTAGCCCGCTTTGGTCTGGAGATTGATCAGTATGGCGATGAGCAGGTGATTGTGCGTGGTGTACCTGCGATTCTACTTAAAGCGGATTTTGATGCGTTGATACCTGAATTATTGAATGATCTAGATCCCAGTGATCAGGTACAGAGCTTGCAGCAGAAACGTGACCAGATTCTGGCGGGTATGGCCTGTCATGGTGCGGTACGTGCACACCGTATTTTAAGCCTGTCTGAAATGAATGCCTTGTTGCGTCAGATGGAACAAACCGAATTTGCCAGCCAGTGTAATCATGGTCGTCCAACTTGGCGTGCCTTCCCGCTATCACAGCTGGATAAACTTTTTGCTCGAGGAGAGTAG
- a CDS encoding type II toxin-antitoxin system RelB/DinJ family antitoxin, with protein MRKTEVYQIRLDSQEKKQAFAVFKQLGITPAQAVRLFFKQVVLTKSIPFSIENQNINLEQLIKLRSKIKQAENKPLASPALVADSAEQESLALHNDDDHLDLFEELNAILGESDKI; from the coding sequence ATGAGAAAAACAGAAGTCTACCAAATACGCTTGGATTCTCAAGAAAAGAAACAAGCTTTTGCTGTGTTTAAACAATTAGGGATTACGCCAGCACAAGCTGTACGACTATTTTTCAAACAGGTCGTCCTGACTAAATCCATCCCCTTCTCGATTGAAAACCAGAATATCAATCTGGAACAGCTGATTAAGCTACGCAGCAAAATCAAACAGGCAGAAAACAAGCCATTAGCCTCACCTGCATTGGTCGCTGATAGTGCTGAACAGGAAAGCCTAGCGCTTCACAACGATGATGATCATCTGGACCTATTTGAAGAACTGAATGCCATCCTCGGCGAGAGTGACAAAATTTAA
- the lptD gene encoding LPS assembly protein LptD, with protein sequence MKHQFKYNPLATAILTLLCGSSITGYAAENDSSTNTTPQQNNSLQESYPGEAFYSQYYVDKSSPEAQQRQGQYLSSAYCKGTWITPVSPEVEAVDPEQATSTVTADYGHYNPNGDSYLEGNVVIDQQGRQIRADKVTIDQTQTYAKAQGRVQLAQAGLLSQSDDINYNLKTQQGDLNNSFYIAEQQHAHGRADKIAKTSTDTVELENATYTTCPPDEKPTWKIQADRIKLNQETGRGETRNTKLYVKEVPVLALPYFNFPIDDRRTTGILTPSFGFTNDGGLELGVPVYLNLAPNYDATITPRFIADRGAMLNGEFRYLTENFGYGQIWGSILPSDKSYNDEDRKDLHFRHDWQINEQFSTNLEYNYASDKDFFSDLNNSPDSKTDLNLRRAWELNYKNGLPGLKAQLKVEDFQTLDPDVADEDRPYARLPQFLVNYKTGNPLGWQFEANHDTAYFKKDIGNLHPSLDSYEPSGTRIYNDLAVRYNYRTPGAFLIPQASLRNVNTFYDQDTRDNLDSINSSSESTSIVVPEFTLDAGLIFEKEGRYLQTLTPRLFYAYAPYENQEGQPNFDSVNASISYDQLFSPRRFYGHDRLEDNNFASVGLSYSLFDDIGLERLRASVGQSFFFEDRRVNLERDLDEYDRESHTGPVVQLTSQLSENLRLGFNSAWMSNGDNAQRDVQAYYTGEKGNLYNIGYFYRQDIADRQKSYDQVVGSFIQPVSNNWRLIGHAQYDMDNHVAREYLLGVNYESCCWGVSVYGRSYYNDLDDVNEAGVKPKRMIMAEVSLRGLGGFNNKLASLLENRILGFNNINQTWTER encoded by the coding sequence ATGAAGCATCAGTTTAAATATAATCCTTTAGCGACTGCGATTTTAACTTTGTTATGTGGTAGCTCAATCACCGGCTATGCTGCAGAAAATGACTCATCAACCAATACTACGCCGCAACAGAATAATAGCCTGCAGGAAAGTTATCCGGGTGAAGCCTTTTATTCCCAATATTATGTAGACAAATCCAGCCCGGAAGCGCAGCAACGTCAGGGACAATATTTAAGCTCAGCCTATTGTAAAGGCACTTGGATTACGCCAGTTTCTCCTGAAGTTGAAGCAGTAGATCCAGAACAAGCAACGTCGACCGTGACTGCTGATTATGGTCATTACAACCCCAATGGTGATTCCTATTTGGAAGGTAATGTGGTCATTGACCAGCAAGGTCGTCAGATTCGTGCGGATAAAGTGACCATTGATCAAACCCAAACTTATGCTAAAGCTCAGGGTCGTGTCCAGCTAGCACAAGCTGGTTTGCTCTCACAGAGTGATGACATTAATTACAATCTCAAAACTCAGCAAGGTGACCTGAATAACAGCTTCTATATTGCAGAACAGCAGCATGCACATGGTCGTGCTGACAAGATCGCCAAGACCTCGACTGACACAGTCGAATTGGAAAATGCAACTTATACCACTTGTCCACCGGATGAAAAACCAACCTGGAAAATTCAGGCCGATCGAATTAAGCTAAATCAGGAAACAGGCCGCGGTGAAACTCGTAACACCAAACTTTATGTTAAAGAAGTGCCTGTTTTAGCCCTACCCTATTTCAATTTCCCAATCGATGACCGTCGTACTACCGGCATTCTGACGCCAAGTTTTGGTTTTACCAATGACGGTGGCTTGGAGCTTGGTGTTCCAGTTTATCTGAACCTTGCACCGAACTATGATGCCACCATTACCCCACGCTTTATTGCAGATCGTGGTGCCATGCTGAATGGTGAATTCCGCTATCTAACCGAGAATTTCGGTTATGGTCAGATCTGGGGTAGCATTCTACCTTCAGATAAAAGCTATAATGACGAAGATCGTAAAGACTTGCATTTTCGCCATGACTGGCAGATTAACGAGCAGTTCTCGACCAATCTGGAATACAACTATGCTTCAGACAAAGACTTTTTCTCTGATCTGAATAATAGCCCAGATTCTAAAACTGATCTGAATTTACGTCGTGCATGGGAACTAAATTACAAAAATGGACTTCCTGGCTTAAAAGCACAGCTTAAAGTTGAAGATTTCCAAACGCTTGACCCTGATGTGGCAGATGAAGATCGTCCTTATGCTCGCCTTCCACAGTTTCTGGTGAACTATAAAACCGGTAATCCATTAGGCTGGCAATTTGAAGCCAATCACGATACTGCTTACTTTAAAAAAGATATTGGCAATCTACATCCATCTCTTGATAGTTATGAACCAAGCGGTACCCGTATCTATAATGATTTAGCAGTACGTTACAATTATCGTACTCCTGGAGCCTTCCTGATTCCACAAGCATCATTGCGTAATGTGAATACTTTTTATGATCAGGATACTCGTGACAATCTAGACAGTATCAATAGTTCAAGTGAAAGTACATCGATCGTAGTACCGGAATTCACGCTTGATGCAGGTTTAATTTTTGAAAAAGAAGGTCGTTACCTACAAACTTTAACACCACGCCTGTTCTATGCTTATGCCCCTTACGAGAATCAGGAAGGCCAACCCAACTTTGATTCCGTGAATGCATCCATCAGCTATGATCAGCTCTTTAGTCCACGACGCTTCTATGGTCATGACCGATTAGAAGACAACAACTTTGCCTCAGTCGGGCTGAGTTACAGCCTGTTTGATGATATTGGTCTGGAACGATTACGTGCCAGTGTCGGTCAAAGTTTTTTCTTTGAAGATCGCCGTGTCAACTTAGAACGTGATCTGGATGAATATGACCGTGAATCTCATACCGGCCCAGTGGTTCAATTAACCAGTCAACTTTCAGAAAACCTGCGCTTAGGCTTTAATTCGGCATGGATGTCAAATGGTGATAATGCCCAACGTGATGTTCAGGCTTATTACACAGGTGAAAAAGGCAATCTGTATAACATTGGTTATTTCTATCGCCAAGATATTGCTGATCGCCAGAAGAGCTATGATCAGGTGGTGGGTTCATTTATTCAACCAGTATCCAACAACTGGCGCCTGATCGGACATGCTCAATATGATATGGATAATCATGTTGCCCGCGAATATTTACTTGGCGTGAACTATGAGTCATGCTGTTGGGGTGTTTCGGTATATGGCCGCTCATATTACAATGACTTGGATGATGTCAATGAAGCAGGCGTCAAACCAAAACGTATGATTATGGCAGAAGTCAGCTTACGCGGATTAGGTGGTTTTAATAATAAACTGGCATCATTGCTAGAAAACCGTATTCTGGGCTTTAATAATATCAATCAGACTTGGACAGAACGTTAA
- the tsaE gene encoding tRNA (adenosine(37)-N6)-threonylcarbamoyltransferase complex ATPase subunit type 1 TsaE gives MPYSFSVSLNQEEDTQQLAKVLAANFTTGVIYLIGDLGAGKTTLTRYYLQQLGHQGSVKSPTYTLVEPYNVRGKDIFHFDLYRLNDPYELELMGIRDYLETPNALFLFEWPSKGGDEIPEADLVIEILKSEDELTRTATLTSSSAALQQALEQQFPHVE, from the coding sequence ATGCCTTATTCATTTAGCGTTTCCTTAAATCAAGAAGAAGATACCCAGCAGCTGGCCAAGGTACTGGCAGCCAATTTTACGACGGGTGTGATCTATCTGATTGGTGATCTGGGCGCAGGCAAGACCACATTGACACGTTATTATTTGCAACAGCTTGGTCATCAGGGTTCGGTAAAAAGCCCGACTTATACCCTCGTTGAACCTTATAACGTTCGGGGCAAAGATATCTTCCACTTTGATTTATACCGCCTGAATGATCCATATGAACTGGAATTAATGGGAATCCGTGATTATCTGGAAACCCCGAATGCATTATTTCTGTTTGAATGGCCATCCAAAGGTGGTGATGAAATTCCTGAAGCTGATCTGGTTATCGAAATTTTGAAATCTGAAGATGAGCTGACGCGTACTGCTACGCTGACCTCATCCAGTGCAGCACTACAACAGGCTTTGGAGCAGCAATTCCCACATGTCGAATGA
- a CDS encoding GNAT family N-acetyltransferase: MLVRRAQVEDLQQLSVLFDEYRQFYGASSNQELSYQFLKQRFEDQQTVIFINTKDDIFTGFILLYLRFSSVACSTYYVLDDVYISPPYRRHGAAKQLIDTAILFAKQENALRISLETQKNNFQSHKLYESMGFMRDEEFVTFHCFLK, translated from the coding sequence ATGCTTGTTCGACGCGCTCAGGTAGAAGACCTGCAACAACTTTCAGTATTATTTGATGAATATCGCCAGTTTTATGGGGCATCTTCCAATCAGGAACTTTCCTATCAGTTCCTGAAACAGCGTTTTGAAGACCAGCAGACCGTGATTTTCATCAATACCAAGGATGATATATTTACCGGCTTTATTCTGCTCTATTTAAGATTTTCTTCAGTCGCCTGTTCAACCTATTATGTACTAGATGATGTTTATATCAGTCCACCTTATCGCCGGCATGGCGCAGCAAAACAGTTGATTGATACCGCAATTTTATTTGCTAAACAGGAAAATGCCTTGAGGATCAGTTTGGAAACTCAGAAAAATAACTTTCAATCGCATAAACTGTATGAATCGATGGGATTCATGCGGGATGAAGAATTTGTCACTTTCCATTGTTTCCTGAAATAA
- the hfq gene encoding RNA chaperone Hfq yields MSKGQTLQDPFLNSLRKERIPVSIFLVNGIKLQGHIESFDQYVVLLKNTVSQMVYKHAISTVVPARNPRPAGAPAGAQGAGFGGQAGGFGGQPGFGGQGGFGGQGGFGGQGGFGGQGGFGGQGAGFGGQGGFGGQGGFGGQGGFGGQGAGFADDAKFEDTPDDENNR; encoded by the coding sequence ATGTCTAAAGGTCAAACTTTACAAGATCCGTTCTTGAATTCCCTTCGTAAAGAACGCATTCCAGTTTCTATCTTCCTCGTTAACGGTATCAAACTACAAGGTCATATCGAATCATTTGACCAATACGTTGTATTATTAAAAAATACTGTAAGCCAAATGGTTTACAAACACGCGATTTCTACAGTAGTTCCTGCACGTAACCCACGTCCTGCTGGTGCGCCTGCTGGTGCTCAAGGTGCTGGCTTCGGTGGTCAAGCTGGTGGCTTCGGCGGTCAACCTGGTTTTGGTGGTCAAGGTGGCTTCGGTGGTCAAGGTGGCTTCGGTGGTCAAGGTGGCTTCGGTGGTCAAGGTGGCTTTGGTGGTCAAGGCGCTGGCTTTGGTGGTCAAGGTGGCTTCGGTGGTCAAGGTGGCTTCGGTGGTCAAGGTGGTTTCGGTGGTCAAGGCGCTGGCTTTGCTGATGATGCAAAATTCGAAGATACTCCAGATGACGAAAACAATCGTTAA
- a CDS encoding peptidylprolyl isomerase encodes MKTKQLKQFFKATTLALCLSAAIPSFAVAQTKDEVVAVVDNSVILRSDLEQGIAEISHQLEKQNKTVPPQQILQQQALEQLILRQAQLEQVKRYNIRPDEKALNDAVLKVARDSGSSSLEAFQQKLDAIAPNTYASLRNRIAEDLAINRLRQQVVTSRIKVSDQDVENFLKTPQGQALLGSQVHVQHVRVSGENAAQVASKVKADLVNTTDLKALEKKHSKDGIKVEAADMGYRNISAIPDELASRVTTLQPGQTSEPIEARDGIHILKLIDRKAGDQKAIVSQYQTRHILIQPSEVVTPENAKQMIDSLHSRLKNGEDFAVLASTFSNDPGSARDGGSLGWVSPGVMVPEFEERMKNTPVGQISEPFQSQFGWHILQVTDTRQQDMTQEYQERMARQLLGERQFDTELDSWLREIRNNAFVEIKDPSLDRKKN; translated from the coding sequence ATGAAGACAAAACAGTTAAAACAATTTTTTAAAGCAACAACACTTGCGCTATGCCTATCTGCAGCAATTCCAAGCTTTGCTGTCGCACAGACCAAGGATGAAGTTGTAGCTGTTGTCGACAATAGCGTCATTCTACGTAGTGATCTCGAACAAGGGATTGCTGAAATTTCCCATCAACTAGAAAAGCAAAATAAAACTGTACCACCACAACAGATTTTGCAGCAACAGGCTTTAGAACAACTTATCTTGCGTCAGGCTCAATTGGAACAAGTTAAGCGCTATAACATCCGTCCAGATGAAAAAGCCCTGAATGATGCTGTATTAAAAGTTGCTCGTGACTCAGGCTCTTCAAGCCTGGAAGCATTCCAGCAAAAACTGGATGCCATTGCACCAAATACCTATGCATCACTTCGTAATCGTATTGCCGAAGATTTGGCGATTAACCGTTTACGTCAACAAGTCGTAACTTCACGGATCAAAGTAAGCGATCAGGACGTAGAAAACTTCCTGAAAACCCCACAAGGTCAAGCCTTATTAGGCAGCCAGGTACATGTACAACATGTTCGTGTGTCAGGTGAAAATGCAGCTCAAGTTGCGAGTAAAGTAAAAGCTGATCTAGTAAATACTACAGATCTAAAAGCACTAGAAAAGAAACATTCAAAAGATGGTATTAAAGTTGAAGCCGCTGATATGGGCTATCGCAATATCTCAGCTATTCCTGATGAACTTGCTTCACGTGTGACCACCCTGCAACCTGGTCAAACTTCTGAACCGATTGAAGCACGTGATGGTATTCATATCCTGAAACTGATCGACCGTAAAGCAGGTGATCAAAAAGCAATCGTTTCGCAATACCAGACCCGTCATATCTTGATTCAGCCATCTGAAGTCGTGACCCCTGAAAATGCGAAACAGATGATTGATAGTCTTCATAGCCGTTTAAAAAATGGTGAAGACTTTGCCGTATTGGCATCCACTTTCTCGAATGATCCAGGTTCAGCACGTGATGGTGGCAGCCTTGGTTGGGTCAGTCCAGGTGTCATGGTGCCAGAGTTTGAAGAGCGTATGAAAAATACACCTGTAGGTCAGATCAGTGAACCCTTCCAAAGTCAGTTTGGGTGGCATATCCTGCAAGTCACTGATACACGTCAGCAGGACATGACTCAGGAATATCAGGAACGTATGGCTCGCCAGTTACTTGGAGAACGTCAGTTTGATACCGAACTAGACAGCTGGTTACGTGAAATCCGTAACAATGCCTTTGTCGAGATTAAAGACCCTTCACTGGATCGCAAGAAGAACTAA
- the miaA gene encoding tRNA (adenosine(37)-N6)-dimethylallyltransferase MiaA, with protein MSNQLPVINLMGPTASGKTALACELYEQGNFELISVDSALVYREMDIGTAKPTKAELEQYPHHLIDIISPLEVYSAANFVADACRLIDDMHARGKTPILVGGTMLYFKALLEGLSDNLPSADYAVRAEIEAKAAQDGWEAVYAELCEVDPIAGQKFKVSDKQRIIRALEVFKLTGQPITKLQAEQPKNQPYRYNFYNYALMPDRLELHKRIEKRLEIMWKIGFLNEVKGLMKKYDFDENLPSMRSVGYRQAIEFLKNSDRSREKQREMEDKALFATRQLAKRQYTWLRSLQEKHKFTTYFTAQQAQEDLRNCYG; from the coding sequence ATGTCAAATCAATTGCCGGTCATCAACCTGATGGGACCTACTGCAAGTGGTAAAACCGCTTTGGCATGTGAACTGTATGAGCAGGGTAATTTTGAATTAATTTCTGTAGATTCTGCGCTAGTGTATCGTGAGATGGACATTGGTACAGCTAAACCAACCAAAGCAGAACTGGAGCAATACCCGCATCATCTGATTGATATTATTAGTCCTCTGGAAGTGTACTCTGCAGCCAATTTTGTTGCAGATGCCTGTCGTCTGATTGATGATATGCATGCGCGTGGTAAAACTCCAATTCTGGTTGGTGGCACTATGCTGTATTTTAAAGCCTTGCTTGAAGGGCTCTCAGATAACTTGCCAAGTGCAGATTATGCAGTGCGAGCAGAAATCGAAGCGAAAGCAGCACAGGATGGCTGGGAAGCAGTGTATGCTGAGCTTTGCGAGGTAGATCCAATCGCGGGCCAGAAATTTAAAGTGAGTGATAAACAGCGTATTATCCGTGCTTTAGAAGTGTTTAAGCTCACCGGTCAGCCGATTACAAAACTACAAGCAGAGCAGCCAAAAAATCAACCTTATCGATACAATTTTTATAATTATGCGCTGATGCCAGATCGTCTAGAATTGCACAAGCGCATTGAAAAACGATTAGAAATAATGTGGAAAATCGGATTTTTAAATGAAGTCAAAGGATTGATGAAAAAATACGATTTTGATGAAAATCTCCCTTCTATGCGTTCTGTTGGCTATCGTCAAGCGATCGAATTTTTAAAAAACAGTGATCGAAGTCGTGAAAAACAGCGGGAAATGGAAGATAAAGCATTGTTTGCAACACGACAACTTGCAAAACGTCAATACACATGGTTAAGATCTTTGCAAGAAAAGCATAAATTTACAACATATTTTACAGCGCAGCAGGCGCAAGAAGACTTGCGAAACTGTTACGGATAA
- a CDS encoding aminoglycoside phosphotransferase family protein, whose amino-acid sequence MNTQREQLIQSWIASVLGSDQFETHFLAGDASFRRYARIKLNNKTFMLMDAPPEKEDCVPFVTIDEFFDANEVRVPHIVAKDLENGLLLLEDFGNVMLSDLLNDDTVDAYYEQSFKQLIQMQSIPGEGHFPEYAYEKLISEMELLTDWMLPALNVVPNEAEAALIKRTFAILANAALAQPQVIVHRDFHSRNLMKIEGETELGVIDFQDAVIGADTYDLISITRDAYVQWNADRVYRWFETFYHLLPASSKEGRDLEQFKKDADMVAIQRHIKILGIFVRLFVRDGKSGYLKDLPRVMWYLLEETKPYAELQPFMQFIRERVLPAFEDKYGIYEVAA is encoded by the coding sequence ATGAATACTCAACGCGAACAATTGATTCAATCTTGGATTGCATCTGTACTCGGTTCAGATCAATTTGAAACTCATTTTTTAGCAGGCGATGCCAGTTTTCGTCGTTATGCACGAATCAAACTGAATAATAAAACATTTATGTTGATGGATGCACCACCAGAAAAAGAAGATTGTGTGCCTTTTGTGACGATTGATGAATTTTTTGATGCAAATGAGGTTCGTGTGCCACATATTGTGGCCAAAGACCTGGAAAATGGCCTGTTGCTGCTAGAAGACTTCGGTAACGTGATGTTGTCAGATCTGTTAAATGACGACACTGTTGATGCTTATTATGAACAAAGTTTTAAACAGTTAATTCAGATGCAGTCCATTCCGGGTGAAGGACATTTCCCGGAATATGCTTATGAAAAGCTGATTTCGGAAATGGAGTTACTCACCGACTGGATGTTGCCAGCATTAAACGTGGTTCCTAACGAAGCGGAAGCTGCACTGATCAAACGTACTTTTGCCATTCTAGCCAATGCGGCATTGGCTCAGCCACAAGTGATTGTGCATCGTGATTTCCATAGCCGTAACCTGATGAAAATTGAAGGTGAAACCGAGCTAGGTGTGATTGATTTTCAGGATGCGGTGATTGGTGCAGATACTTATGACCTGATCTCGATTACCCGTGATGCCTATGTGCAGTGGAATGCGGACCGTGTCTATCGCTGGTTTGAAACTTTCTATCACTTGTTGCCAGCTTCATCCAAAGAAGGTCGTGATCTGGAACAATTTAAGAAAGATGCGGATATGGTGGCCATTCAACGCCATATCAAGATATTGGGTATTTTTGTGCGTTTGTTTGTACGTGATGGCAAGTCGGGCTACTTGAAAGACCTGCCACGTGTGATGTGGTATTTATTGGAAGAAACCAAACCTTATGCCGAGCTGCAGCCATTTATGCAGTTTATTCGTGAGCGTGTATTGCCAGCCTTTGAAGATAAATATGGTATTTATGAGGTGGCTGCATAA
- a CDS encoding pseudouridine synthase: MNTSAEFTPPMLNGVSASKVFLQPSNAATVYEYLCKQFPHITASEWLSRFQDGLVYDVQGNTLTLDSPFQANSHCFYYRFLAHETHVPFEHQILFQNDHFMVIDKPHFLTMSPTGQYVQETLLVRLKKQTGIEHLTPIHRLDRETAGVVLISKNIASRGLYQQLFATRQVQKTYHAIAGYRDDLKFPHTVRLRMDKGEPFYTMQVLDGEPNSETEITLLTHKDHLAKYELKPHTGKQHQLRVHLNFLGIPILNDPFYPIIKHKADDDFSAPLQLLAKHIEFIDPMSKELMQFSSRQELTL; encoded by the coding sequence ATGAATACTTCTGCTGAATTTACTCCACCCATGCTCAATGGCGTCAGTGCCAGCAAAGTATTTCTGCAACCGTCCAATGCGGCAACAGTATATGAATATCTCTGCAAGCAGTTTCCGCATATTACAGCCAGCGAATGGCTGTCGCGTTTTCAGGATGGGCTGGTCTATGATGTACAAGGCAATACTTTAACCCTAGACAGTCCATTTCAGGCGAATAGCCACTGTTTCTATTATCGATTTCTGGCGCATGAAACTCATGTACCTTTTGAGCACCAAATCCTTTTTCAAAATGATCACTTTATGGTGATCGACAAGCCGCATTTCCTGACCATGAGTCCAACCGGGCAATATGTACAGGAAACCTTGCTGGTGCGCCTCAAGAAACAGACTGGAATTGAACATCTGACACCAATCCACCGTCTGGATCGGGAAACGGCTGGTGTAGTCCTCATCTCAAAAAATATCGCTTCACGCGGCCTGTATCAACAGCTGTTTGCGACCCGTCAGGTGCAAAAAACCTATCATGCCATTGCGGGCTATAGAGATGATTTAAAATTTCCACATACTGTTCGCCTGCGTATGGATAAGGGCGAGCCCTTCTATACCATGCAGGTTCTCGACGGCGAACCAAATAGTGAAACCGAAATCACGTTATTAACGCATAAAGATCACCTAGCTAAATATGAATTAAAACCACATACCGGCAAACAGCACCAGCTGCGGGTGCATTTAAACTTTTTGGGCATCCCGATTCTGAATGATCCATTTTATCCTATCATTAAGCATAAAGCTGATGATGACTTCTCTGCGCCACTGCAACTACTCGCCAAACATATTGAATTTATAGATCCGATGAGCAAAGAACTGATGCAATTTTCTTCTAGGCAAGAACTGACATTGTAA